Proteins co-encoded in one Candidatus Binatus sp. genomic window:
- a CDS encoding HNH endonuclease, with the protein MGKSRPPIPKELQLSIFRRDRWVCRWCNRPVIFAPVMRLIERDVRLARNGAPLSYYHAHWTRAGAPLLDELGAVIDHVEAYSTGGANSEDNLATACNKCNGRKSSASLKKWGGRVMRKPIKGKYGEPQHWDGLSGVFVILAQRDPVGLTASDRTWLKVFTKGLKVHSRGHACGVQ; encoded by the coding sequence ATGGGCAAGTCACGACCGCCAATACCGAAAGAATTGCAGTTATCCATCTTCCGGCGCGACCGCTGGGTTTGTCGATGGTGCAATCGGCCCGTCATCTTCGCGCCAGTTATGCGCCTGATTGAGCGCGACGTTAGATTGGCGCGGAATGGTGCGCCGCTGTCGTACTATCACGCGCATTGGACGCGCGCGGGCGCTCCGCTGCTCGACGAATTGGGAGCGGTGATCGATCACGTCGAAGCCTATTCAACCGGCGGAGCCAACAGCGAAGATAATCTTGCGACCGCCTGCAACAAATGCAACGGGCGCAAAAGCTCCGCGTCTCTGAAAAAGTGGGGCGGGCGCGTTATGCGCAAGCCCATCAAGGGAAAGTACGGGGAGCCGCAACACTGGGACGGGTTATCGGGTGTATTTGTGATTTTGGCACAACGCGATCCGGTCGGCCTTACCGCGTCCGATAGGACATGGCTCAAAGTTTTTACAAAAGGTTTGAAAGTTCATTCGAGAGGGCACGCCTGCGGCGTGCAATAG
- a CDS encoding IS1595 family transposase produces MAKGQRKAGSAKSEIVAALPKACADDLAAVEFFEARRWGVTGPCCPRCGDTDVYKMTDRKTGQRNRRYLWMCQGCKKQYTVRVGTVLEESLIPLRHWAYAFWAGAASKKGVSSMQIQRMTGLSYKSALFMMHRVRFAMAEDWKGQPKLSGIVETDETYVGGRPRNKQLRPGPRIGKGKKTPVVSLVERGGNIRSFVTVDVTAANVGRILAENVSRDSHLMTDSAAIYMRGPVTKPFARHGFTDHSRGQYAKPDGTHSNTVESSFSLLKRGIYGTFHNVSRKHLHRYVAEFDFRWNARKVDDGERLARAIRGAEGKRLRYKEPVATLPPAPIQGTPF; encoded by the coding sequence ATGGCAAAAGGACAAAGAAAAGCTGGATCAGCGAAGTCGGAAATCGTGGCCGCGTTGCCAAAGGCGTGCGCGGATGATCTTGCGGCGGTCGAGTTTTTCGAGGCAAGGCGCTGGGGCGTAACTGGCCCGTGTTGCCCGCGCTGCGGCGATACCGACGTTTACAAGATGACCGACCGCAAAACCGGCCAGCGTAACAGGCGCTACCTGTGGATGTGCCAAGGCTGTAAGAAACAGTACACCGTCCGCGTCGGTACGGTTCTCGAAGAGAGTCTGATTCCATTGCGCCATTGGGCGTATGCGTTTTGGGCCGGGGCCGCGTCCAAGAAAGGCGTCTCCTCGATGCAGATTCAACGGATGACCGGGCTTAGCTACAAATCGGCGCTGTTCATGATGCATCGGGTTCGGTTCGCGATGGCGGAAGATTGGAAGGGCCAGCCGAAACTTAGCGGCATAGTCGAAACTGACGAAACCTATGTCGGCGGCAGGCCGCGCAATAAGCAGTTGCGACCGGGGCCGCGTATCGGAAAGGGTAAGAAAACTCCGGTCGTATCACTGGTCGAGCGTGGCGGCAACATCCGTTCGTTCGTAACCGTGGATGTGACGGCGGCAAATGTCGGGCGGATTCTTGCGGAGAACGTCAGCCGCGATTCTCACCTGATGACCGACAGCGCGGCAATCTATATGCGCGGCCCTGTCACCAAGCCATTTGCGCGACACGGATTCACCGATCATTCAAGGGGTCAATATGCGAAGCCGGACGGCACGCACAGCAACACGGTAGAATCCTCGTTTTCGCTGCTCAAGCGCGGCATCTACGGGACTTTTCACAATGTCAGCCGCAAACATTTGCATCGGTACGTTGCCGAGTTTGATTTCCGCTGGAATGCGCGGAAAGTAGATGACGGCGAGCGTTTGGCGCGTGCAATTCGAGGCGCGGAAGGCAAGCGGCTGCGCTACAAAGAGCCAGTGGCAACACTTCCGCCTGCTCCGATACAAGGGACGCCATTTTGA
- a CDS encoding DNA methyltransferase, with product MNRLYYGDNLEVLRKEIKDESVDLIYLDPPFNSQATYNVLFKAPTGEQSHAQIEAFEDTWHWGESAERAFDEVMSSGNTAASELLRALRTSLHENDMMAYLAMMAIRLLELHRVLKATGSLYLHCDPTASHYLKMLLDGIFNVSNYRNEIIWKRRVGMSSAVHESNRFGICTDTILFYAKSDSAQFRPQYNLDDPDYQRYIEERFTMVDEKGEQFQPTSLVNPAFRPNLIYEYKGYKPPPNGWMITKEKMTQWDKEGKIYFPKHPGRRLRRKSYAKELKGMPIQNLWTDIPEINSQAQERLGYPTQKPIALLARIIEASSDPGDVVLDPFCGCGTAIHAAQKLKRQWIGIDVTHLAISLVEKRLKDAFPGITYEVHGTPKDLDGARDLAARDKYQFQWWAVSLVNAVPFGGKKKGADTGIDGLIYFKDFRDGKITTEKAVVSVKGGENVSVSMIRDLAHVVDREKAKMGLFITLAEPTDPMGKEALKEGYFETSTGGKYLKLQISTIKELLAGKRPDLPSPDPGQFAKAEVEAKEQGKLL from the coding sequence TTGAATCGACTCTATTACGGCGACAATCTCGAAGTTCTCCGCAAGGAGATCAAAGACGAATCGGTTGATCTCATTTACCTCGATCCGCCTTTCAACAGCCAAGCAACGTACAACGTCCTGTTCAAAGCGCCGACTGGCGAGCAGTCGCACGCCCAGATCGAGGCGTTCGAGGATACTTGGCACTGGGGGGAATCCGCAGAGCGCGCTTTCGATGAAGTGATGAGCAGTGGCAATACCGCCGCATCGGAACTGCTCCGCGCCTTGCGCACATCCCTCCATGAAAACGACATGATGGCCTACCTCGCGATGATGGCGATCCGCCTGTTGGAATTGCATCGCGTCTTGAAAGCAACCGGCTCGCTCTACCTGCATTGCGATCCGACCGCGAGCCATTACTTGAAAATGCTGTTGGATGGAATCTTCAACGTTTCTAACTACCGGAATGAGATCATATGGAAGCGCCGAGTTGGTATGAGCAGTGCCGTTCACGAATCGAACCGATTCGGAATATGCACCGACACGATTTTATTCTACGCGAAATCTGACAGTGCCCAGTTCCGTCCGCAGTACAACTTGGATGACCCTGATTACCAGAGGTATATTGAAGAACGGTTTACAATGGTCGATGAAAAGGGCGAACAATTTCAGCCCACAAGCCTTGTAAATCCTGCCTTTCGGCCAAATCTCATCTACGAATACAAGGGGTACAAGCCGCCACCAAACGGCTGGATGATTACCAAGGAAAAGATGACGCAATGGGATAAGGAAGGAAAAATCTACTTTCCAAAACATCCCGGCAGACGTTTGCGAAGAAAGAGCTACGCAAAAGAACTGAAAGGGATGCCGATTCAGAATCTATGGACTGACATTCCAGAAATTAACTCGCAGGCGCAAGAACGATTAGGCTACCCGACCCAGAAACCGATAGCGCTGCTCGCGCGCATCATTGAGGCGTCCAGCGACCCCGGCGATGTTGTCCTCGATCCGTTCTGCGGATGCGGTACGGCGATCCACGCTGCGCAAAAACTCAAGCGCCAATGGATCGGAATTGATGTTACTCACCTAGCTATTTCGCTGGTAGAAAAGCGGCTGAAAGATGCGTTCCCCGGAATCACGTACGAGGTTCACGGTACGCCAAAAGATTTGGACGGTGCGCGCGATCTGGCCGCTCGCGACAAGTATCAATTCCAGTGGTGGGCAGTCTCGCTCGTTAATGCGGTGCCTTTCGGCGGCAAGAAAAAAGGCGCGGACACCGGCATCGACGGGTTGATCTACTTCAAGGATTTCCGCGACGGGAAAATCACTACCGAGAAAGCCGTTGTATCCGTCAAGGGCGGCGAGAATGTAAGCGTTAGCATGATCCGGGATCTCGCCCACGTTGTGGATCGAGAAAAGGCGAAGATGGGCCTGTTTATTACGCTCGCGGAGCCGACCGACCCGATGGGGAAGGAAGCGCTCAAGGAAGGCTATTTCGAGACGAGTACCGGCGGCAAATACCTGAAACTTCAAATTTCCACGATTAAAGAACTGCTCGCGGGCAAAAGGCCCGATCTGCCATCACCCGACCCCGGCCAGTTCGCGAAGGCCGAAGTGGAGGCCAAGGAACAAGGCAAGCTTCTATGA
- a CDS encoding enoyl-CoA hydratase/isomerase family protein: MITQGATDMAEEVLKVTRHPNYAVLTLNRPEKRNALNQPLIEALNNALAKFESDREIRALLLRSEGASFCSGIDLKEVAEASAPHNPTSLEAVFGRLERFPVPTIAAIQGAAITGGLELALHCDLRIASENARMGMTLGRVGLVVPYDFARKLIEVCGSANTAWILYSADLLDAEHGRRMNLVHEVVPDAKLGEAATRLAEKIADNAPLSLRAMKATVRRCMSESFDAWHADLLQMARSVRDSHDAREGVRAFLEKRKPAWKAE, encoded by the coding sequence ATGATCACGCAAGGAGCGACCGACATGGCCGAGGAAGTGCTCAAAGTCACACGCCATCCGAATTACGCGGTGTTGACGCTAAACCGTCCCGAAAAACGCAACGCGCTGAATCAGCCGTTGATCGAGGCGCTCAACAATGCGCTCGCCAAGTTCGAAAGCGACCGCGAAATCCGTGCGCTGCTCCTGCGTAGCGAAGGAGCAAGCTTTTGCTCGGGAATCGATCTGAAGGAAGTCGCCGAGGCCAGCGCCCCTCACAACCCGACTTCGCTCGAGGCCGTGTTCGGCCGATTGGAGCGGTTCCCGGTGCCGACCATCGCGGCTATCCAGGGCGCCGCGATCACTGGCGGACTTGAGCTGGCGCTCCATTGCGACCTTCGAATCGCGTCGGAAAACGCCAGGATGGGCATGACGCTCGGACGCGTCGGGCTGGTGGTGCCGTATGATTTCGCGCGCAAGCTGATCGAGGTTTGCGGATCGGCCAACACCGCATGGATTCTCTACAGCGCCGACCTGCTCGACGCCGAGCACGGCCGCCGCATGAATCTCGTTCACGAGGTCGTCCCTGACGCGAAGCTCGGCGAGGCGGCGACGCGGCTGGCCGAGAAGATCGCCGACAACGCGCCGCTGTCTCTGCGCGCGATGAAAGCGACGGTGCGCCGATGCATGAGCGAGAGCTTCGACGCGTGGCACGCCGATCTGTTGCAGATGGCGCGCTCGGTGCGCGACAGCCACGACGCCCGGGAAGGCGTGCGCGCGTTCCTGGAAAAGCGCAAGCCGGCCTGGAAGGCCGAGTAG
- a CDS encoding alanine--glyoxylate aminotransferase family protein has protein sequence MKKYLFTPGPAAVPPEVLLEMARPIIHHRTPEFSAALDQARDRMKPLFGTSSEVILLASTGTGGMEAAVTNLLAPGEHAIYVNGGKFGERWGKLLAAFGMIGHEVRVEWGRAARPGQIEDAFKAYPESRAVLVQASETSTCAVHPVAEIGEVSRKRGAMLIVDGITSVGVFEQKMDQWGIDAFVTGSQKALMLPPGLGMVALSARALDVAKKTRTPRFYFDLLKELKAQRDEHTTAWTAAVSLICGLNKSLEMIHAEGLPQVYARHALMAQATRDAAAALGLKLLSPDNPAPGVTGILVPEGLDGGKLVKFLRDSLGVSVQGGQDQMKGKLVRIGHMGHLSPFDMLIAVGALEMGLKQIGANIQLGAGVAAVQARLARSI, from the coding sequence ATGAAGAAATACCTGTTCACGCCCGGGCCGGCTGCCGTACCGCCCGAGGTTTTGCTCGAGATGGCGCGTCCGATCATCCACCATCGCACGCCCGAGTTCAGTGCTGCGCTCGATCAGGCTCGCGATCGGATGAAACCTCTCTTCGGCACCTCGAGCGAGGTAATCCTGCTCGCGTCCACCGGCACCGGTGGGATGGAAGCGGCGGTGACGAATTTGCTGGCGCCGGGCGAACATGCGATCTACGTCAACGGCGGCAAATTCGGTGAGCGATGGGGCAAGTTGCTCGCCGCGTTCGGCATGATTGGGCACGAGGTGCGGGTTGAATGGGGCCGCGCCGCACGGCCCGGGCAAATCGAGGATGCGTTCAAGGCGTATCCCGAGTCGCGCGCCGTGCTGGTGCAGGCTAGCGAAACTTCCACTTGCGCGGTGCATCCGGTGGCCGAGATCGGCGAGGTCAGCCGCAAGCGCGGCGCGATGCTGATCGTCGATGGAATCACGTCGGTCGGGGTCTTCGAACAGAAGATGGACCAATGGGGCATTGACGCATTCGTCACGGGCAGCCAGAAGGCGCTCATGCTTCCGCCGGGTCTCGGAATGGTCGCGCTGTCGGCGCGCGCTTTGGACGTCGCGAAGAAAACCAGGACGCCGCGCTTCTATTTTGATTTGCTCAAAGAATTGAAGGCGCAGCGCGACGAGCATACCACCGCATGGACCGCGGCCGTGTCGCTGATCTGCGGGCTGAACAAATCACTTGAAATGATTCACGCCGAAGGTCTGCCGCAGGTTTACGCGCGTCACGCGCTGATGGCGCAGGCCACTCGCGACGCTGCCGCGGCGCTCGGGCTGAAACTGCTGTCGCCCGACAATCCGGCTCCGGGGGTCACCGGAATCCTGGTCCCCGAAGGTCTCGACGGCGGTAAACTGGTCAAGTTCCTGCGCGACAGCCTGGGCGTGTCGGTTCAGGGCGGCCAGGATCAGATGAAGGGCAAGCTCGTGCGCATCGGGCACATGGGTCATTTGAGCCCGTTCGACATGCTCATCGCGGTCGGCGCGCTCGAGATGGGACTTAAGCAGATTGGCGCAAACATTCAACTTGGCGCCGGCGTAGCCGCCGTTCAGGCACGCCTGGCACGGAGCATTTGA
- the serA gene encoding phosphoglycerate dehydrogenase: MAETFRVLLSDSLAAQGIEVLKRFPQLQFDIKTGLKPAELAKIIAPYDALLIRSGTRVTREVIDAATSLKVIGRAGVGVDNVDIEAATRRGIVVMNSPTGNSVTTAEHAITMMMALARHIPAANASIRAGKWERGKFTGAEICNKTLGVVGLGNIGRIVADRALGLKMKVIGYDPILTAEAAARIGVALVSLDELFASADFITVHTPLTDDTRGLVGAAAFAKMKKGVRIINCARGGIVDEGALAEALKSGKVAGAALDVFVEEPPPANHPLLQFDNVIATPHLGAATDEAQVQVSVDIAHQVADFLIEGTIRQAVNIPALSTKELEILGPHLRLGEKLGRLAAQLITDAPTELTLAFGGEAANLKPDAITAAVLKGLMSGFLDEDLNYVNAPFIARERGIRIIETRSREVTDYVNTLTLTVRTGAGEHEVSGAVLGNRVLRLTGIDGYRVEAVPEGYFLMLHNRDVPGVVGAVGTMLGQAGINIGGLELGRDRVGGTALSIFAVDEPVPGAVLDRLKTLPAITAASLLKL, from the coding sequence ATGGCGGAAACTTTCCGTGTCCTTTTAAGCGACTCGCTTGCGGCGCAGGGGATCGAGGTCCTCAAGCGCTTTCCGCAGCTACAGTTCGACATCAAGACCGGCCTCAAGCCCGCGGAGTTGGCGAAAATAATCGCGCCCTACGACGCGCTGCTGATTCGCAGCGGCACCCGCGTCACCCGCGAAGTAATCGATGCCGCCACGTCGCTCAAAGTGATCGGGCGCGCGGGCGTTGGGGTCGACAACGTCGATATCGAAGCGGCAACGCGCCGCGGAATCGTCGTGATGAACAGCCCGACCGGCAACAGCGTCACGACCGCGGAGCACGCGATCACCATGATGATGGCGCTGGCTCGGCATATTCCAGCCGCCAACGCCTCGATCCGAGCCGGCAAATGGGAGCGCGGCAAATTCACCGGCGCCGAGATATGCAACAAAACGCTGGGCGTGGTCGGCCTCGGTAACATCGGCCGGATCGTCGCCGACCGCGCTCTTGGGCTCAAGATGAAAGTGATCGGCTATGATCCGATCCTGACGGCTGAGGCTGCCGCGCGCATCGGCGTTGCGCTTGTCAGCCTCGATGAGCTTTTTGCGAGCGCCGACTTCATCACCGTCCACACCCCCCTGACCGACGATACGAGGGGCCTGGTGGGCGCGGCGGCATTCGCAAAGATGAAGAAGGGCGTGCGAATAATCAACTGCGCCCGCGGTGGTATCGTCGATGAAGGCGCGCTCGCCGAGGCGCTGAAATCCGGCAAGGTCGCGGGCGCCGCGCTGGACGTGTTCGTCGAGGAACCACCTCCCGCCAACCATCCGCTGCTCCAGTTCGACAACGTGATCGCAACGCCGCACCTCGGCGCCGCCACCGACGAGGCGCAGGTCCAGGTCTCGGTCGATATCGCGCATCAAGTGGCCGACTTCCTGATCGAAGGCACCATTCGGCAGGCGGTTAACATCCCGGCGCTATCCACCAAGGAACTCGAAATACTGGGGCCTCATCTAAGGCTTGGCGAAAAACTGGGCAGACTTGCCGCGCAACTGATCACCGACGCGCCCACCGAGCTGACGCTGGCGTTTGGCGGTGAAGCCGCGAATCTCAAGCCCGACGCGATCACCGCCGCGGTTCTAAAGGGATTGATGAGCGGCTTCCTCGACGAGGATTTGAATTACGTCAACGCGCCGTTTATCGCTCGCGAACGCGGAATCAGGATTATCGAAACACGCTCGCGCGAAGTCACTGATTACGTCAACACCCTGACGCTCACGGTTCGTACCGGCGCCGGTGAGCACGAAGTCTCCGGCGCCGTGCTCGGAAATCGCGTGCTGCGCCTGACCGGGATCGACGGCTACCGCGTCGAGGCGGTGCCCGAGGGCTACTTTCTCATGCTGCATAATCGCGACGTTCCCGGAGTGGTCGGCGCGGTGGGCACGATGCTCGGGCAGGCGGGAATAAATATTGGCGGACTGGAGCTTGGCCGCGATCGCGTGGGTGGAACCGCGCTCAGCATTTTCGCGGTGGATGAACCCGTGCCGGGCGCCGTCCTCGATCGGCTCAAGACCCTGCCCGCAATTACAGCGGCGTCGCTGCTCAAGCTCTGA